The following proteins are co-located in the Streptomyces sp. NBC_01198 genome:
- the dapC gene encoding succinyldiaminopimelate transaminase — MSISARLPVFPWDRLEPYKAAAAAHPDGVVDLSVGTPVDPVPEVIRQALAAAADSPGYPLTYGTAALRAAAAEYLRSWHGVAGADPRHVLPLIGSKELVGWLPTLLDLREGDQVGYPQLAYPTYEIGALLARAEPVTYDDPVADLDPARVRLLWLNSPSNPTGRVLGAAELRRIVGWAREHGILVVSDECYIELGWEGEEPVSVLHPDVSGDSHDGLIAVHSLSKRSNFAGYRGAFLAGDPAIVAELLAVRKHAGMIVPQPVQAAMVAALGDRAHAVEQKQRYARRRTALRTALEAAGFRIEHSEASLYLWATRGEPCWETVADLAKRGILVAPGDFYGPPGADFVRVALTATDERIAAAVSRLS, encoded by the coding sequence GTGAGTATTTCCGCCCGCCTGCCGGTCTTCCCGTGGGACCGACTCGAGCCGTACAAGGCGGCTGCCGCCGCGCATCCCGACGGTGTCGTCGACCTCTCGGTGGGCACTCCCGTGGACCCGGTGCCCGAGGTCATCAGGCAGGCGCTGGCTGCCGCCGCGGACAGCCCCGGCTACCCGCTGACCTACGGCACCGCCGCGCTGCGGGCCGCCGCCGCGGAGTACCTGCGCAGCTGGCACGGGGTGGCCGGCGCCGACCCCCGGCACGTGCTGCCGCTGATCGGCTCCAAGGAACTGGTCGGCTGGCTGCCGACGCTGCTCGACCTGCGCGAGGGCGACCAGGTCGGCTACCCGCAGCTGGCCTACCCGACGTACGAGATCGGCGCGCTGCTGGCCCGCGCGGAGCCGGTCACCTACGACGACCCGGTCGCCGACCTCGACCCGGCACGGGTGAGGCTGCTCTGGCTGAACAGCCCCTCCAACCCGACCGGCCGGGTCCTCGGCGCCGCCGAGCTGCGCCGGATCGTGGGCTGGGCGCGCGAGCACGGCATCCTCGTGGTGTCCGACGAGTGCTACATCGAGCTGGGCTGGGAGGGCGAGGAGCCGGTCTCGGTCCTGCACCCCGACGTCAGCGGCGACAGCCACGACGGGCTGATCGCGGTCCACTCGCTGTCCAAGCGGTCCAACTTCGCCGGCTACCGCGGCGCCTTCCTGGCCGGCGACCCCGCGATCGTGGCGGAACTGCTCGCGGTGCGCAAGCACGCCGGCATGATCGTGCCGCAGCCCGTGCAGGCCGCGATGGTCGCCGCCCTCGGCGACCGCGCCCACGCGGTCGAGCAGAAGCAGCGCTACGCCCGCCGCCGCACCGCGCTGCGTACCGCCCTTGAGGCGGCCGGCTTCCGCATCGAACACAGCGAGGCCAGCCTCTACCTGTGGGCGACCCGCGGCGAGCCCTGCTGGGAGACGGTGGCCGACCTGGCCAAGCGCGGCATCCTGGTCGCCCCCGGCGACTTCTACGGCCCCCCCGGCGCCGACTTCGTCCGCGTCGCCCTGACCGCCACCGACGAGCGCATCGCGGCCGCCGTCTCCCGCCTCAGCTAG
- the fdxA gene encoding ferredoxin, whose protein sequence is MTYVIAQPCVDVKDKACIEECPVDCIYEGARSLYIHPDECVDCGACEPVCPVEAIFYEDDTPEEWKDYYKANVEFFDELGSPGGASKLGLIDRDHPFIAELAPQNQ, encoded by the coding sequence GTGACCTACGTCATCGCGCAGCCTTGTGTCGACGTCAAGGACAAGGCGTGCATCGAAGAGTGCCCGGTCGACTGCATCTACGAGGGCGCCCGGTCCTTGTACATCCACCCGGACGAATGTGTCGACTGCGGCGCGTGTGAACCGGTCTGCCCGGTAGAGGCCATCTTCTACGAGGACGACACCCCGGAGGAGTGGAAGGACTACTACAAGGCGAATGTCGAGTTCTTCGACGAGCTGGGCTCGCCCGGCGGCGCGTCCAAGCTCGGTCTGATCGACCGCGACCACCCCTTCATCGCCGAGCTGGCCCCGCAGAACCAGTAA
- a CDS encoding GNAT family N-acetyltransferase, whose amino-acid sequence MPADFSAGARLELRITPADVGRRVSVRQLAEVTDGRPTFTDTVGVLASWDGGVVYITRRTGETVGIAESALVAGKVVPPAPVRRATAVPAMTDEELDAVAARAWPAPETARLGGWTLRHAGGFTRRANSVQVAGEPGVPLDEALAEVVRWYGERAATPYLQLSDSSPYAAEAAARGWLREADTLVRTAPLAPLTLLPEAAGPVTLSRTPDAGWLAAYHRTGDLTDAALQVVTGGPSVWFAAMPGAIGRAVVDGRWALFGAVEVIPSHRRRGLATAVMGALARRAAQEGATAAYLQVEADNEAARFLYDGLGFSDHHGYHYRRPAA is encoded by the coding sequence ATGCCAGCGGATTTCTCGGCCGGCGCACGACTCGAACTCCGCATTACCCCCGCTGACGTGGGAAGACGCGTCTCGGTGCGGCAGTTGGCCGAGGTCACTGACGGGCGCCCCACGTTCACCGATACGGTCGGTGTTCTCGCATCCTGGGACGGGGGAGTGGTGTACATCACGCGCAGGACCGGCGAAACCGTCGGAATCGCCGAATCCGCCCTCGTCGCGGGCAAGGTTGTCCCGCCCGCTCCGGTGCGGCGGGCCACGGCCGTGCCCGCGATGACGGACGAGGAGCTGGACGCGGTCGCCGCCCGGGCGTGGCCCGCCCCGGAGACCGCCCGGCTCGGCGGCTGGACGCTGCGCCACGCGGGTGGTTTCACCCGGCGGGCCAACTCGGTACAGGTCGCGGGCGAGCCCGGCGTGCCGCTGGACGAGGCGCTCGCCGAGGTCGTCCGCTGGTACGGCGAGCGCGCCGCCACGCCGTACCTCCAGCTGTCCGACTCCTCGCCGTACGCCGCCGAGGCCGCCGCCCGCGGGTGGCTGCGGGAGGCCGACACCCTGGTCAGGACCGCGCCGCTGGCCCCGCTGACGCTGCTGCCTGAGGCGGCCGGCCCCGTGACGCTGTCCCGCACGCCGGACGCCGGCTGGCTGGCCGCCTACCACCGCACCGGGGACCTCACGGACGCCGCGCTCCAGGTCGTCACCGGCGGGCCTTCGGTCTGGTTCGCCGCGATGCCCGGCGCGATCGGGCGGGCCGTGGTCGACGGCCGGTGGGCCCTCTTCGGAGCCGTCGAGGTCATACCGTCGCACCGGCGGCGCGGCCTGGCCACCGCCGTCATGGGCGCGCTCGCCCGGCGGGCCGCGCAGGAGGGCGCCACCGCCGCGTATCTCCAGGTCGAGGCGGACAACGAGGCCGCCCGCTTCCTCTACGACGGGCTCGGCTTCAGCGACCACCACGGCTACCACTACCGGCGACCGGCGGCATGA
- a CDS encoding transglutaminase-like domain-containing protein, translated as MSSPDAAPEPEPVPVRFATAARDERPDLAELCLLIGARADPALDGAACDAAQIELDRLAGLLPHGLVTPMDWAAALHRVLGAGHGFHGTQGDYQRLTSSLLQEVLRRRRGLPILLSVVWIEVARRAGAPVYGVALPGHFVVGLGDPDGEHVLVDPFEGGRLLSGADRRTAGADAFGSADPLDVVQRILNNIRAWAAPRPEHRPVQLWTLDLTLLLPRHPAKLRYERAQLLVTMGDFLGGAAEMDSYAEVIGAFDPESASAIRSRARAARAHLN; from the coding sequence ATGAGCTCACCCGACGCCGCCCCCGAACCCGAGCCGGTCCCCGTACGGTTCGCCACCGCGGCCCGCGACGAGCGGCCCGACCTGGCCGAGCTGTGCCTGCTCATCGGCGCCCGCGCCGACCCCGCGCTGGACGGCGCCGCCTGCGACGCCGCGCAGATCGAGCTCGACCGGCTCGCGGGCCTGCTGCCGCACGGCCTGGTCACCCCGATGGACTGGGCGGCCGCGCTGCACCGCGTCCTGGGCGCCGGACACGGCTTCCACGGCACCCAGGGCGACTACCAGCGGCTGACCTCCTCGCTGCTCCAGGAGGTCCTGCGGCGCCGCCGCGGCCTGCCGATCCTGCTGTCGGTGGTCTGGATCGAGGTCGCCCGCCGGGCCGGCGCCCCGGTCTACGGGGTCGCGCTCCCCGGCCACTTCGTCGTCGGCCTCGGCGACCCCGACGGCGAACACGTGCTGGTCGACCCCTTCGAGGGCGGCCGCCTCCTGTCCGGCGCGGACCGCCGCACGGCCGGCGCGGACGCCTTCGGCTCGGCCGACCCGCTGGACGTCGTCCAGCGCATCCTCAACAACATCCGTGCCTGGGCCGCGCCCCGCCCCGAACACCGCCCGGTCCAGCTCTGGACCCTCGACCTGACGCTGCTCCTCCCCCGCCACCCGGCCAAGCTGCGCTACGAGCGGGCGCAACTCCTGGTCACGATGGGCGATTTCCTCGGCGGGGCCGCGGAGATGGACTCCTACGCGGAGGTGATCGGGGCGTTCGACCCGGAGTCCGCCTCGGCCATCCGCTCCCGGGCACGGGCCGCGCGGGCCCACTTGAACTAG
- a CDS encoding response regulator transcription factor, with the protein MTHPRPVRVLLADDQSMVREALATLLGLEDDIEVVAQVARGDEVLAAARAHTPDVALLDIEMPGMTGIEAAALLRTQCPAVKVVIVTTFGRPGYLRRAMESGAEAFLVKDAPAAQLAEAVRRVLRGERVIDPTLAAAALADGADPLTARERDVLTAAADGSVNAEIARRLRLSEGTVRNYLSTAIQKTRARNRAEAARIAREKGWL; encoded by the coding sequence ATGACCCACCCGCGGCCCGTGAGGGTGCTACTCGCCGACGACCAGTCGATGGTCAGGGAGGCGCTGGCGACGCTGCTCGGGCTGGAGGACGACATCGAGGTCGTCGCACAGGTCGCCAGGGGCGACGAGGTGCTGGCCGCGGCCCGGGCGCACACGCCTGACGTGGCACTGCTGGACATCGAGATGCCCGGCATGACCGGCATCGAGGCGGCGGCGCTGCTGCGTACGCAGTGCCCGGCGGTGAAGGTCGTGATCGTGACGACTTTCGGGCGCCCTGGCTACCTGCGCCGGGCGATGGAGTCCGGCGCGGAGGCCTTCCTGGTCAAGGACGCCCCCGCCGCGCAGCTGGCCGAGGCGGTACGCCGGGTGCTGCGCGGGGAGCGCGTGATCGACCCGACCCTGGCCGCGGCGGCCCTCGCCGACGGGGCGGACCCGCTGACCGCGCGCGAGCGCGACGTCCTGACGGCGGCGGCCGACGGCAGCGTCAACGCCGAGATCGCCCGCCGCCTGCGGCTCTCCGAGGGCACGGTGCGCAATTACCTGTCCACGGCGATCCAGAAGACCCGCGCCCGCAACCGCGCGGAAGCGGCCCGCATAGCCCGCGAAAAAGGCTGGCTCTGA
- a CDS encoding nuclear transport factor 2 family protein has product MTHAPLPIPVAAALEAANAGAIEDFLHTFADDGAVNDWGREFRGHEAIRRWSDAEFIGKQVRLEVTGSRTEGDTTTVSAQVGGNGFNGPSDFAFTVHGDRVALMRITG; this is encoded by the coding sequence ATGACGCACGCACCCCTGCCCATCCCCGTCGCGGCCGCGCTGGAAGCCGCCAACGCCGGGGCCATCGAGGACTTCCTGCACACCTTCGCCGACGACGGGGCCGTCAACGACTGGGGACGCGAATTCCGCGGCCACGAGGCGATCCGCCGCTGGAGTGACGCCGAATTCATCGGCAAGCAGGTACGGCTCGAAGTGACCGGCTCCCGCACCGAGGGCGACACGACCACGGTGAGCGCCCAGGTCGGCGGCAACGGCTTCAACGGCCCGTCCGACTTCGCCTTCACGGTGCACGGCGACCGGGTCGCCCTGATGCGCATCACAGGCTGA
- a CDS encoding SpoIIE family protein phosphatase — protein MAAAHGGLGDNPADAVRLGLLEEADGLGEADLLRLALQQAVAALGGFGGLAHLCGPGNGALRLAAANGLPTEAARGWDGLPTGADTAPSDAVAQGRLVWNPRWPTAAPADLPGGVAAVPLLLNGEAIGALSVLTRDAPDAGRQRFLSLVAGVVTARLPRAPVWHSGTTPWWQEPIGVREQVMQQINVGTWSWDLDSGLLDIDEVTEGLIPDAGLDPETWDHRIESWMERIHPDDRPGVQEAIERSRSTGQPYAVEYRVLGADGAISWLELRAAFEQDETGRPVRMVGTSWNVTARRSQLAWLASLIELHPDPIHVLSADNRVEWANKAARALGDGAGAALIGEVPWEKEPKLAGQGIPELLAKARAAPGAAVATELTYYEEPSGRLASWLVRAVEVGGFVATQMADISEQKAARRAETERSRRMTELNQALIRALDTQDVVTAIIEHVLPSVAAQGLIVQDLTGRAPRLVTATGFPAEFCAELRAPGWPHRLAAATETATPRYFSSLDDLDREWPDLAQLARHGGRGAWVVLPLIDGDRRAGSCIMSWPAPRRFSEQEKTLFGTVGVIIAQALGKARLYEDARHRAERLQKELLPGVLPETVAVRSASRYRLATGEEVGGDWYDTIPLPGGRTLAVIGDVKGHGLEQAIAMGIIRHGVLTVAALDLPIDEIMAHLNDVATRLRPITATSMLVLYDATTGDCQIAGAGHPAPVLVRPGGKVSEIELPVGQPLGQAQVPAPVTETLLPEGCVLVLYSDGLLRRTTDDVSRLTDVLTGYSTTAPLPADAQRRDSWLDTLCDTITERLPADPRRQDDAVLLALALGRVPDERIAAWDLPCEPESAGCARVFVAERLAGWGLGELTEAATLVVSELIGNAVRHAVGIGADVGDDIAGTLRLRLLRLDDNSVTCEVYDGSQATPRVRHPLLDDEFGRGLQLVAVTARRWGTRYTEGGKCIWARVAR, from the coding sequence ATGGCTGCCGCGCACGGCGGACTCGGCGACAACCCGGCGGACGCCGTACGGCTCGGCCTGCTCGAAGAGGCCGACGGGCTCGGCGAGGCGGACCTGCTGCGGCTCGCCCTCCAGCAGGCCGTCGCGGCACTCGGCGGCTTCGGCGGCCTCGCGCACCTGTGCGGCCCCGGCAACGGCGCGTTGCGCCTCGCGGCGGCCAACGGCCTGCCCACCGAGGCGGCCCGCGGCTGGGACGGCCTGCCGACCGGTGCGGACACCGCACCCTCCGACGCGGTGGCGCAGGGCCGGCTGGTCTGGAACCCGCGGTGGCCCACGGCAGCCCCCGCCGACCTGCCCGGGGGAGTGGCGGCAGTACCGCTGCTGCTCAACGGGGAGGCCATCGGCGCCCTCTCCGTCCTGACCCGCGACGCCCCGGACGCCGGGCGGCAGCGGTTCCTGTCGCTCGTCGCCGGGGTCGTCACCGCCCGGCTGCCGCGCGCACCGGTCTGGCACAGCGGCACCACCCCCTGGTGGCAGGAGCCGATCGGGGTGCGGGAGCAGGTGATGCAGCAGATCAACGTCGGGACCTGGAGCTGGGACCTCGACAGCGGGCTGCTGGACATCGACGAGGTCACCGAAGGGCTGATCCCCGACGCCGGGCTGGACCCCGAGACCTGGGACCACCGGATCGAGTCCTGGATGGAGCGCATCCACCCCGACGACCGGCCCGGCGTGCAGGAGGCCATCGAGCGGTCCCGCTCCACCGGGCAGCCGTACGCCGTCGAATACCGCGTCCTCGGCGCCGACGGCGCCATCAGCTGGCTGGAGCTGCGGGCCGCGTTCGAGCAGGACGAGACCGGCCGGCCCGTCCGGATGGTGGGCACCTCCTGGAACGTCACCGCCCGCCGCAGCCAGCTCGCCTGGCTGGCCAGCCTGATCGAGCTGCACCCCGACCCGATCCACGTGCTGTCCGCCGACAACCGCGTCGAGTGGGCCAACAAGGCCGCCCGGGCGCTCGGCGACGGCGCGGGCGCCGCGCTGATCGGCGAGGTCCCCTGGGAGAAGGAGCCGAAACTCGCGGGCCAGGGCATCCCGGAACTGCTGGCCAAGGCCAGGGCGGCGCCGGGAGCGGCGGTGGCCACCGAGCTGACGTACTACGAGGAGCCCAGCGGCCGGCTCGCCTCCTGGCTGGTGCGTGCCGTCGAAGTGGGCGGCTTCGTCGCCACCCAGATGGCCGACATCTCCGAGCAGAAGGCCGCCCGGCGGGCCGAGACCGAGCGCAGCCGCCGGATGACCGAGCTGAACCAGGCGCTGATCCGCGCCCTCGACACCCAGGACGTGGTCACCGCGATCATCGAGCACGTGCTGCCCTCGGTGGCCGCACAGGGCCTGATCGTGCAGGACCTGACGGGCAGGGCGCCGCGGCTGGTCACCGCCACCGGCTTCCCCGCGGAGTTCTGCGCCGAGCTCAGGGCGCCGGGCTGGCCCCACCGGCTGGCCGCCGCCACCGAGACGGCGACCCCCCGCTACTTCTCCTCGCTCGACGACCTGGACCGGGAGTGGCCCGACCTCGCCCAGCTGGCCCGGCACGGCGGCCGGGGCGCCTGGGTCGTCCTGCCGCTGATCGACGGCGACCGCAGGGCCGGCTCGTGCATCATGAGCTGGCCCGCGCCCCGCCGCTTCAGCGAACAGGAGAAGACGCTGTTCGGCACGGTCGGCGTGATCATCGCCCAGGCGCTGGGCAAGGCCCGGCTCTACGAGGACGCCAGGCACCGGGCCGAACGCCTCCAGAAGGAACTGCTCCCGGGCGTGCTGCCGGAAACCGTCGCCGTACGCAGCGCCTCCCGCTACCGCCTCGCCACGGGGGAGGAGGTCGGCGGCGACTGGTACGACACCATCCCGCTGCCCGGCGGCCGTACGCTCGCGGTCATCGGCGACGTCAAGGGCCACGGACTCGAACAGGCCATCGCCATGGGCATCATCCGGCACGGCGTGCTCACCGTCGCCGCGCTCGACCTGCCCATCGACGAGATCATGGCCCACCTCAACGACGTGGCGACGCGGCTCAGGCCGATCACCGCCACCAGCATGCTGGTGCTCTACGACGCGACCACCGGCGACTGCCAGATCGCCGGCGCGGGCCACCCCGCGCCGGTGCTGGTCCGCCCCGGCGGCAAGGTCAGCGAGATCGAACTGCCCGTCGGCCAGCCGCTCGGGCAGGCCCAGGTCCCGGCGCCGGTCACCGAGACGCTGCTGCCCGAGGGCTGCGTCCTCGTCCTCTACAGCGACGGCCTGCTCCGCCGCACCACCGACGACGTCTCCCGGCTCACCGACGTGCTCACCGGCTACTCCACCACCGCCCCGCTGCCGGCCGACGCCCAGCGGCGGGACAGCTGGCTCGACACGCTGTGCGACACCATCACCGAACGGCTGCCGGCGGACCCGCGCCGGCAGGACGACGCGGTGCTGCTGGCGCTGGCCCTGGGACGGGTGCCGGACGAGCGCATCGCGGCCTGGGACCTGCCATGCGAGCCGGAATCCGCAGGCTGCGCACGGGTCTTCGTGGCGGAACGCCTCGCCGGCTGGGGCCTCGGCGAGCTCACCGAGGCGGCGACGCTGGTGGTGAGCGAACTCATCGGCAACGCGGTGCGGCACGCCGTCGGGATCGGCGCGGACGTCGGCGACGACATCGCAGGCACGCTGCGGCTGCGCCTGCTGCGCCTCGACGACAACTCCGTGACCTGCGAGGTCTACGACGGCTCGCAGGCCACCCCCCGGGTCCGGCACCCGCTGCTCGACGACGAGTTCGGCCGCGGCCTGCAACTCGTCGCCGTCACGGCACGGCGCTGGGGCACGCGGTACACCGAGGGCGGCAAGTGCATCTGGGCCAGGGTCGCCCGCTGA
- a CDS encoding ABC transporter ATP-binding protein yields the protein MTATATTNGATGRTVDTGVPVVGFTEVNKSYGAVHAVADLSLELHPGETVALLGPNGAGKSTALDLLLGLKNADRGAVRVFGTTPAQAIADGRVGAMLQSGGLMEEVTVRELVGLACRLHPKAYPPDQVLAAAGITDIGSRMVNKLSGGQEQRVRFALATAGANDLIVLDEPTVGMDVTARQAFWATMRGQVEEGRTVLFATHYLEEADAIADRVLVMHQGRLIADGTAAEIKARAGARRITFDLEGAIDEAALRALPHLVGLDITGPTVRIRSDDADATTHAVYGLGLYPRNLEVAGLGLEQAFLAITDAATAANAKTAGAADDKAGTR from the coding sequence ATGACAGCGACAGCGACCACGAATGGCGCGACGGGGCGAACCGTGGACACGGGGGTGCCCGTCGTGGGGTTCACCGAGGTGAACAAGAGCTACGGCGCCGTGCACGCCGTGGCGGATCTGAGTCTCGAACTGCACCCCGGCGAGACGGTGGCCCTGCTCGGGCCGAACGGGGCGGGCAAGTCCACCGCTCTTGACCTGCTGCTCGGGCTGAAGAACGCGGACCGCGGGGCGGTGCGGGTCTTCGGGACGACCCCGGCGCAGGCGATCGCGGACGGGCGGGTCGGGGCCATGCTGCAGAGCGGCGGGCTGATGGAGGAGGTCACCGTTCGGGAGCTGGTCGGGCTCGCGTGCCGGCTGCACCCGAAGGCGTATCCGCCGGACCAGGTGCTGGCCGCGGCGGGTATCACCGACATCGGGTCGCGGATGGTGAACAAGCTCTCCGGCGGCCAGGAGCAGCGGGTGCGGTTCGCGCTCGCCACGGCCGGGGCGAACGACCTGATCGTGCTGGACGAGCCGACGGTCGGGATGGACGTCACCGCCCGGCAGGCGTTCTGGGCGACGATGCGCGGCCAGGTGGAGGAGGGGCGGACCGTGCTGTTCGCCACCCACTACCTTGAGGAGGCCGACGCCATCGCGGACCGCGTCCTGGTCATGCACCAGGGCCGGCTGATCGCCGACGGCACCGCGGCGGAGATCAAGGCGCGGGCGGGGGCCAGGCGGATCACCTTCGACCTCGAAGGGGCCATCGACGAGGCCGCGCTGCGTGCGCTGCCGCACCTGGTGGGCCTGGACATCACCGGCCCGACCGTCCGGATCCGCTCCGACGACGCGGACGCGACGACGCACGCGGTCTACGGCCTCGGCCTCTACCCGCGCAACCTGGAGGTCGCCGGCCTCGGACTCGAACAGGCCTTCCTGGCCATCACCGACGCGGCCACCGCCGCGAACGCGAAGACCGCAGGCGCGGCCGACGACAAGGCAGGCACCCGATGA
- a CDS encoding ABC transporter permease, translating into MNTLVRLEILRTLRNRKFMFFSVLYPGLLFLIITAGSDKTDKLDGVDLSVVAYYMVAMAAFGAMTAVLMGNAERIAREREKGWVRQLRLTALPGRGYVVAKIASAATVSLPSILIVLVLGAAVKDVRLDAWQWAAILVSIWAGSMVFAALGVAIGYVATADVARPISMLCYFVLAMLGGLWVPFTTFPHWLQTLAGYLPGRAYAALGQSIEFGDAPHAKDVTVLICYLVLFAGTAAWLYRKDTLKA; encoded by the coding sequence ATGAACACGCTGGTCAGACTGGAGATCCTGCGCACCCTGCGCAACCGTAAGTTCATGTTCTTCTCGGTCCTCTACCCGGGCCTGCTGTTCCTGATCATCACCGCGGGCTCGGACAAGACCGACAAGCTCGACGGCGTGGACCTGTCGGTGGTCGCGTACTACATGGTGGCGATGGCCGCCTTCGGCGCGATGACCGCGGTCCTGATGGGCAACGCGGAGCGCATCGCCCGGGAGCGCGAGAAGGGCTGGGTGCGGCAGTTGCGGCTCACCGCGCTGCCCGGCCGCGGCTACGTCGTCGCGAAGATCGCCTCGGCCGCCACCGTCAGCCTGCCGTCGATCCTGATCGTGCTGGTGCTGGGCGCGGCGGTGAAGGACGTCCGGCTGGACGCCTGGCAGTGGGCGGCGATCCTGGTCAGCATCTGGGCGGGCAGCATGGTCTTCGCGGCGCTCGGTGTCGCCATCGGCTACGTGGCCACCGCGGACGTGGCGCGGCCGATCTCGATGCTGTGCTACTTCGTACTGGCGATGCTCGGCGGCCTGTGGGTGCCGTTCACCACCTTCCCGCACTGGCTGCAGACACTGGCCGGCTACCTGCCGGGCCGCGCGTACGCCGCCCTCGGCCAGTCCATCGAGTTCGGTGACGCGCCGCACGCCAAGGACGTGACCGTGCTGATCTGCTACCTGGTGCTCTTCGCGGGCACGGCCGCCTGGCTGTACCGCAAGGACACCCTCAAGGCGTGA
- a CDS encoding sensor histidine kinase, producing MGRIPETRKQALVKLAWIGIWLLYLGSPVSDLSDGHHSVAVVVLAGLGLALFVVAYLALVFLRTSADERPATWVYEILAAQTVLSLGLSSTLGKDWLVLFVYVAVACGAALPAEEARWAVPGVTVVLAGTGAWVDSPGELYPALVIPALLGGFAMLGVKQLVRTMRELREARKTVAQLAATEERLRLARDLHDLLGHSLSLITLKSELAGRMLPARPEEAAQQVGDIERVSRQALVDVREAVSGYRRPTLAGEVAAARGALASAGVAVRTHIPDPLPGLAGDTEGALAWALREAATNVVRHSGAALCVCALTVDPEAGVAVLTVSDDGHGPAVAGPRGNGLTGLAERLALAGGSLTTARAGDGGFTLRAAVPLAPVAARAS from the coding sequence ATGGGCCGGATCCCGGAGACCCGCAAGCAGGCACTGGTGAAGCTGGCCTGGATCGGCATCTGGCTGCTCTATCTTGGCTCGCCGGTCAGCGACCTGTCCGACGGCCACCACTCGGTGGCCGTCGTGGTCCTGGCGGGCCTCGGGCTGGCGCTCTTCGTCGTCGCCTACCTCGCGCTGGTCTTCCTGCGCACCAGCGCCGACGAGCGCCCCGCGACCTGGGTGTACGAGATCCTGGCCGCGCAGACCGTCCTGTCACTGGGGCTGTCCTCGACGCTCGGCAAGGACTGGCTGGTGCTGTTCGTCTACGTCGCGGTGGCCTGCGGGGCGGCGCTGCCGGCCGAGGAGGCGCGGTGGGCGGTGCCCGGGGTCACCGTGGTGCTGGCCGGCACGGGGGCGTGGGTCGACTCGCCGGGCGAGCTCTACCCGGCGCTGGTGATCCCCGCGCTGCTCGGCGGTTTCGCGATGCTGGGTGTCAAGCAGCTGGTCCGCACGATGCGGGAGCTGCGGGAGGCCCGGAAGACGGTGGCGCAGCTGGCGGCCACCGAGGAACGGCTGCGGCTGGCCCGGGACCTGCACGACCTGCTCGGGCACTCGCTGTCGCTGATCACGCTGAAGAGCGAGCTGGCCGGGCGGATGCTGCCGGCCCGGCCGGAGGAGGCGGCCCAGCAGGTCGGCGACATCGAGCGGGTCAGCCGGCAGGCCCTGGTGGACGTCCGCGAGGCGGTCAGCGGCTACCGGCGGCCGACCCTGGCCGGCGAGGTGGCGGCGGCCCGCGGGGCGCTGGCCAGCGCGGGAGTGGCGGTGCGCACCCACATCCCGGACCCGCTGCCCGGGCTCGCCGGCGACACCGAGGGCGCGCTCGCCTGGGCGCTGCGGGAGGCCGCCACGAACGTGGTCAGGCACAGCGGCGCCGCGCTGTGCGTGTGCGCGCTCACCGTGGACCCGGAGGCGGGTGTCGCCGTGCTGACCGTCTCGGACGACGGCCACGGTCCGGCGGTGGCCGGCCCCCGGGGCAATGGGCTCACCGGCCTCGCCGAACGCCTGGCCCTGGCGGGCGGGTCGCTGACCACGGCCCGCGCGGGTGACGGCGGCTTCACCCTGCGGGCGGCCGTCCCTCTCGCACCGGTGGCCGCCCGCGCTTCCTAG
- a CDS encoding DUF6113 family protein → MTTPITLGRILGYLGLGVLGALVALAGALVQAGWFPGGLLLALAGCAGLFYGGLKATGSRAGVAVPAGFWLISVLLLSSTRPEGDFLFAAGAGAYLYLLGGALAAVICATLPQLTSSGANTA, encoded by the coding sequence ATGACCACCCCGATCACGCTCGGCCGGATCCTCGGCTACCTGGGCCTCGGCGTCCTCGGGGCCCTCGTCGCGCTCGCCGGGGCGCTCGTCCAGGCCGGCTGGTTCCCCGGCGGCCTGCTGCTGGCCCTGGCGGGCTGCGCCGGCCTCTTCTACGGCGGCCTGAAGGCCACCGGGAGCCGGGCCGGGGTGGCGGTGCCCGCCGGCTTCTGGCTGATCTCCGTGCTGCTGCTCAGCTCCACCCGGCCGGAGGGCGACTTCCTCTTCGCGGCCGGCGCGGGCGCGTATCTCTACCTTCTGGGCGGCGCTCTGGCCGCGGTGATCTGTGCCACTCTGCCCCAACTGACCTCATCCGGGGCGAATACCGCCTGA